Proteins encoded in a region of the Rhizobium sp. CC-YZS058 genome:
- a CDS encoding LacI family DNA-binding transcriptional regulator, giving the protein MSIKLKQLAAHLGLSQTTVSRALNGYPEVNEETRQRVLEAVRETGYRPNKAAQRLATGRAGSIGLVMPVAAGIETDVHFSSFLSGLGEAAQRHDVHLVINPSSPEEEETTFRRLAASGNVDALFIAHVRREDPRIPMLRTLQIPYMVHGRAIGQGEDYPFLDIDNEGAFYDAARLLIDLGHRRIGLINGQEQLTFSIRRETGMKKALLEAGLPVEDLPIDYGFMTDEFGYRAATRFLEATVPPTAILCSSTVIALGAVRALNRAGLKIGEDVSLIAHDDVLPLLKPEHFSVPLTTTTSSLRAAGARVAERLIASREQPSDAPPEQELWRTELIRRESTGPAPRVPRSARI; this is encoded by the coding sequence AACAGCTGGCCGCGCATCTCGGGCTCTCCCAGACGACCGTCAGCCGCGCGCTGAACGGCTATCCCGAAGTGAACGAGGAAACGCGCCAGCGCGTGCTGGAGGCGGTGCGGGAGACCGGCTATCGGCCCAACAAGGCCGCCCAGCGCCTGGCGACGGGGCGTGCCGGGTCGATCGGCCTCGTCATGCCCGTGGCGGCCGGCATCGAGACCGACGTGCATTTCAGCTCGTTCCTCTCCGGGCTCGGGGAAGCGGCGCAGCGCCACGATGTTCATCTGGTCATCAATCCGAGTTCGCCGGAGGAGGAGGAGACCACCTTCCGCCGGCTCGCGGCCAGCGGCAATGTCGATGCGCTGTTCATCGCCCATGTCCGGCGCGAGGATCCGCGGATCCCCATGCTGCGCACGCTGCAGATCCCCTACATGGTCCATGGCCGGGCGATCGGTCAGGGCGAGGACTATCCCTTTCTCGACATCGACAACGAAGGCGCCTTCTATGATGCGGCGCGGCTCCTGATCGACCTCGGCCACCGCCGCATCGGGCTGATCAACGGCCAGGAGCAGCTGACCTTCTCGATCCGCCGCGAGACGGGCATGAAGAAAGCGCTCCTCGAAGCGGGTCTGCCGGTCGAGGATCTGCCGATCGACTATGGCTTCATGACGGACGAGTTCGGCTATCGCGCCGCCACCCGCTTTCTCGAAGCGACCGTGCCGCCGACCGCCATCCTCTGTTCCAGTACGGTGATCGCGCTTGGTGCCGTGCGGGCGCTGAACCGCGCCGGGTTGAAGATCGGCGAGGATGTCTCGCTGATCGCCCATGACGACGTGCTGCCGCTGTTGAAGCCCGAGCACTTCAGCGTGCCGCTGACCACCACGACATCCTCTCTGCGCGCTGCCGGCGCCCGCGTGGCCGAACGGCTGATCGCCTCGCGCGAGCAGCCGAGCGATGCGCCGCCCGAACAGGAGCTCTGGCGCACGGAGCTGATCCGGCGCGAATCGACCGGGCCCGCTCCCCGCGTGCCACGGTCCGCCCGGATCTGA
- the folD gene encoding bifunctional methylenetetrahydrofolate dehydrogenase/methenyltetrahydrofolate cyclohydrolase FolD, which produces MSIVIDGKQVAASVIDRVKQATASLEQEAGLRPGLAVVIVGNDPASHAYVGAKSRMAKECGFTSIQHTLPEETSQEALAALVETLNADPAIHGILVQLPLPKHLQAEPIIQSIRPEKDVDGLHVVNAGKLATGDLTGGLVSCTPAGAMVLVRQVHGEDLSGLSAVVIGRSNLFGKPMATLLTAANATTTIAHSRTRDLAAVCREADILVAAVGRPMMVKADWVKPGATVIDVGINRIEAPERGEGKTRLVGDVDFQAVEAVAGVLTPVPGGVGPMTIAMLMANTLIAASRVAGRTPPRF; this is translated from the coding sequence ATGAGCATCGTCATCGACGGCAAGCAGGTGGCCGCGTCGGTCATCGACCGCGTGAAGCAGGCAACGGCCTCTCTGGAGCAGGAGGCAGGGCTGCGCCCCGGCCTGGCGGTGGTGATCGTCGGCAACGACCCGGCCAGCCATGCCTATGTCGGCGCGAAAAGCCGCATGGCCAAGGAATGCGGCTTTACCTCGATCCAGCACACGCTGCCGGAAGAGACCAGCCAGGAGGCCCTGGCCGCCCTGGTCGAGACGCTGAATGCCGACCCGGCGATCCACGGCATTCTTGTGCAGCTGCCGCTGCCCAAGCACCTGCAGGCCGAGCCGATCATCCAGTCGATCCGGCCGGAAAAGGATGTGGATGGCCTGCACGTGGTCAATGCCGGAAAGCTGGCGACGGGTGACCTGACGGGCGGGCTCGTGTCCTGCACGCCGGCCGGCGCCATGGTTCTGGTGCGCCAGGTGCATGGGGAGGATCTCTCCGGCCTCTCCGCCGTGGTCATCGGCCGCTCGAACCTGTTCGGCAAGCCGATGGCAACGCTGCTGACAGCGGCCAACGCCACCACAACCATCGCCCATTCCCGCACGCGCGATCTCGCCGCGGTCTGCCGGGAGGCGGATATCCTCGTTGCCGCGGTCGGCCGGCCGATGATGGTCAAGGCCGACTGGGTGAAGCCGGGCGCAACGGTGATCGATGTCGGCATCAACCGCATCGAGGCGCCGGAGCGCGGCGAGGGCAAGACGCGGCTGGTGGGCGATGTCGATTTCCAGGCGGTGGAAGCGGTTGCCGGCGTCCTCACGCCGGTGCCGGGCGGGGTCGGGCCGATGACCATCGCCATGCTGATGGCCAATACGCTGATTGCCGCCAGCCGCGTGGCCGGCCGCACGCCGCCGCGCTTCTGA
- a CDS encoding GumC family protein, translated as MFDPHYPKKESARRSLLDLAPPPVEPASAPAAPRLSSAAEAAPLRPQEPSPTQQTPPEQAPPQQAGGREPRNRRASDQPLIDLGTIADSVWRLRRVVIGTTVLGAVAGVALALTTPNSYLAESKLYIDPREVRLTDSDLSKDALATEAILALIDSQLEVLRSRTVLDKVAAALDLDNDPEFGSAKGRAAGGSGLPGIGAVTSLLSGSQSDPAPQPEPQSRVNPRTLDTLSDAVSVFRDPKTFIVSVVVKSRDPAKAARIANSIVTTFFAEEQAAQSGFFQRTTAALDTRLAELRKELDVAEGAVEDYKAKHDIVGAGGQLISDQTLLALNTQVAAVRSRIAEARAKVDMASRTQLKDILSGAYPEEVASATLQELRAQYSQARAQLSALDASLGPRHPQRLAASQALDSARLEIDNELKRIAASTRTELNRAIATEQDLVRQLSAGKADQVNASASFIQLRELERKANATRTIYESFLKRASETGEEEKLSSKNIRVISAAEPPIQPTGLSRKVIVVGGVFAGFAAGIGLGVLLGIVRSLKDSYRRSRQGISSAMEHPLPRDPAPANPPPARPRRPAANQGLSTASPVRAPAPSRPATASGVVRAAEGPLPPVPPTREPRQPSAHHVTATAAALSALSARQRGELSGRDASSDVARLRSDLKALKSRVQQYQQSRSAGHG; from the coding sequence ATGTTCGATCCGCACTACCCGAAAAAGGAAAGCGCTCGCCGCTCGCTGCTGGATCTGGCGCCGCCGCCGGTCGAGCCGGCTTCCGCTCCGGCCGCGCCGCGCCTGTCGTCTGCGGCCGAGGCCGCGCCTCTTCGGCCCCAAGAACCGTCGCCCACACAGCAGACGCCTCCCGAGCAGGCGCCCCCTCAGCAAGCGGGCGGGCGCGAGCCGCGCAATCGCCGGGCCAGCGACCAGCCGCTGATCGACCTCGGCACCATTGCCGACAGCGTCTGGCGGCTGCGCCGCGTCGTCATCGGCACAACGGTGCTCGGCGCGGTGGCGGGCGTGGCGCTGGCACTGACGACGCCGAATAGCTATCTCGCCGAAAGCAAGCTCTATATCGACCCGCGCGAAGTGCGGCTGACCGATTCCGATCTTTCCAAGGATGCGCTGGCGACGGAAGCGATCCTGGCCTTGATCGACAGCCAGCTCGAGGTTCTGCGTTCGCGCACCGTACTGGACAAGGTGGCCGCCGCGCTCGACCTCGACAACGACCCCGAATTCGGCTCGGCGAAGGGCAGGGCGGCCGGGGGCAGCGGACTGCCGGGCATCGGCGCCGTCACCTCCCTGCTGTCCGGCAGCCAGTCGGACCCGGCTCCGCAGCCGGAGCCGCAGAGCCGGGTGAACCCCCGCACGCTCGATACGCTCTCCGATGCCGTCTCGGTGTTTCGGGATCCGAAGACCTTCATCGTCAGCGTCGTCGTCAAATCGCGCGATCCGGCCAAGGCGGCGCGCATTGCCAACAGCATCGTCACCACCTTTTTCGCCGAGGAGCAGGCCGCGCAATCCGGCTTCTTCCAGCGCACCACCGCCGCGCTCGATACCCGGCTGGCGGAGCTGCGCAAGGAGCTCGACGTGGCCGAAGGTGCGGTGGAAGACTACAAGGCCAAGCACGATATCGTCGGGGCCGGCGGGCAGCTGATTTCCGACCAGACGCTGCTGGCGCTCAACACGCAGGTGGCCGCCGTGCGCAGCCGTATCGCCGAGGCGCGGGCCAAGGTGGACATGGCCAGCCGCACCCAGCTCAAGGACATTCTGAGCGGCGCCTACCCCGAAGAGGTGGCCTCCGCCACGCTGCAGGAGCTGCGGGCCCAATATTCGCAGGCGCGCGCCCAGCTGAGCGCGCTCGATGCCAGCCTCGGCCCGCGCCATCCCCAGAGGCTGGCAGCCAGCCAGGCGCTCGACTCCGCGCGGCTGGAAATCGACAACGAGCTGAAGCGCATCGCCGCCTCTACCCGCACGGAGCTCAACCGCGCGATCGCCACCGAGCAGGATCTCGTGCGCCAGCTTAGCGCCGGCAAGGCGGATCAGGTCAATGCCTCCGCGAGCTTCATCCAGCTGCGCGAGCTGGAGCGCAAGGCGAATGCCACGCGCACCATCTACGAATCCTTTCTGAAGCGCGCCAGCGAGACAGGGGAGGAGGAAAAGCTCAGCTCCAAGAATATCCGCGTCATTTCCGCGGCCGAGCCGCCGATCCAGCCGACCGGGCTGTCGCGCAAGGTGATCGTGGTCGGCGGCGTGTTCGCGGGCTTTGCCGCCGGCATCGGCCTCGGCGTCCTGCTCGGCATCGTCCGCAGTCTCAAGGACAGCTATCGCCGCAGCCGCCAGGGCATATCCTCCGCAATGGAGCACCCCTTGCCGCGCGACCCCGCACCGGCCAACCCGCCGCCCGCCCGGCCGCGCCGTCCGGCCGCAAACCAAGGACTCTCCACGGCGAGCCCGGTTCGCGCGCCCGCACCATCAAGACCCGCGACCGCCTCGGGCGTCGTGCGGGCTGCGGAAGGTCCCTTGCCGCCGGTGCCACCCACCCGCGAGCCGCGCCAGCCCTCCGCCCATCATGTCACCGCCACCGCCGCAGCGCTCTCCGCCCTGTCCGCGCGCCAGCGGGGCGAGCTTTCCGGACGCGACGCGTCGTCCGACGTCGCGCGGCTGCGCTCGGATCTCAAGGCCCTGAAGAGCCGCGTGCAGCAGTATCAGCAGAGCCGCAGCGCTGGGCACGGCTGA
- a CDS encoding lipopolysaccharide biosynthesis protein gives MITLAKTVYGRHGGLIRAYMSMVSGSAVRLALSLVYFICIANVLPISDFGLFATASATGVMVSRALAFGFVSPLYRVATVKPRLVGTYTLGFLVAGLLSLPLVAAICAGIFLVLFRGDMAAGVFLRFMLAEILCWRGLEVVSIVLNGLGRFGLSSIMVVMGTALRTLAALAFVALSYSTLSDWSWFYLGANCLALAIAIIHFYPRRRLRWQPRLYVRRWADSVTVAGAEILFYVQSEFDKLVVLAIGGPAVSGIYAIIMRLADLTALPVRSFNMLLVQAIMRAPKTLDRPFARPLIELAIAGVSFAAIFSMALYLKILPNGLGRNVSEIAPFVLMILLVPGFRNLVEYHSELLYATGRTVRRVLNLALVGASKIALLCGLMVWSVEPTLWVPTLNGVYFALYLASALLTYPAIAKAGARPI, from the coding sequence GTGATCACGCTCGCTAAGACAGTCTATGGCCGGCACGGCGGCCTGATCCGCGCCTATATGTCGATGGTCAGCGGATCGGCGGTGCGGCTGGCGCTGTCGCTCGTCTATTTCATCTGCATTGCCAACGTGCTGCCGATCAGCGATTTCGGCCTGTTCGCCACGGCGTCTGCGACCGGGGTCATGGTGTCGCGCGCGCTCGCCTTCGGCTTCGTTTCGCCGCTCTATCGCGTCGCCACCGTCAAGCCGCGCCTGGTCGGCACCTATACACTCGGCTTCTTGGTGGCCGGTCTTCTGTCCCTGCCGCTTGTGGCCGCCATCTGCGCCGGCATCTTCCTCGTCCTGTTTCGGGGCGATATGGCAGCCGGTGTCTTCCTGCGCTTCATGCTGGCCGAGATCCTCTGCTGGCGAGGGCTCGAAGTGGTGTCGATCGTGCTGAACGGCCTCGGCCGCTTCGGCCTGAGTTCGATCATGGTGGTCATGGGCACGGCGCTGCGCACGCTCGCGGCCCTGGCCTTCGTCGCGCTGTCCTACAGCACGCTGTCTGATTGGTCCTGGTTCTATCTTGGCGCCAATTGTCTCGCGCTCGCCATCGCCATCATCCACTTCTACCCGCGCCGCCGCTTACGCTGGCAGCCGCGCCTCTATGTACGGCGCTGGGCCGACAGCGTGACGGTCGCCGGCGCCGAGATTCTCTTCTACGTGCAGTCGGAATTCGACAAGCTGGTGGTGCTGGCGATCGGCGGCCCGGCCGTGTCCGGCATCTATGCGATCATCATGCGGCTCGCCGATCTCACCGCCCTGCCGGTGCGCTCCTTCAACATGCTCCTGGTTCAGGCGATCATGCGGGCGCCGAAGACGCTCGACCGCCCCTTCGCCCGGCCGCTGATCGAGCTTGCCATCGCCGGCGTCTCCTTTGCGGCGATCTTTTCGATGGCGCTGTACCTGAAGATCCTGCCGAACGGGCTCGGGCGCAATGTGTCCGAGATCGCCCCCTTCGTGCTGATGATCCTGCTCGTGCCGGGCTTCCGCAATCTGGTCGAATATCACTCCGAATTGCTCTACGCGACCGGCCGCACCGTGCGCCGCGTTCTCAACCTGGCGCTGGTCGGCGCGTCGAAGATCGCCCTGCTCTGCGGGCTGATGGTCTGGAGCGTCGAGCCGACGCTCTGGGTGCCGACGCTGAACGGGGTCTATTTCGCCCTCTACCTCGCCTCCGCCCTTCTCACCTATCCGGCGATCGCCAAAGCCGGCGCGCGGCCGATCTGA
- a CDS encoding DUF6492 family protein yields the protein MATALMTASYAPDYERCRILCDSLDRHMQGDWHHYLLVDSGDVALFSALAGPRRTVIDQRALLPWWLRAVPDPRKPKRKIWLSPFGKPLRGWHIQQMMKLDFSRQAQEAAIIAIDSDVILVRDYDPAALWRDGRLRLYRQPNEIVPTIRSDHVAWLAHSDRLLDIGPFRLPAAGHIDSMVSWRADTARALLARIEEVNGCSWPRALTRARAFSEYMLYGRFAEEVQGGEGHWATDRSFCHVVWFADQLTDGPDGLRRFVRGLADDQIAVGIQSFIECPLEDVIRIVREEAPALALTG from the coding sequence ATGGCCACCGCTCTGATGACCGCGTCCTATGCGCCGGATTACGAGCGCTGCCGCATCTTGTGCGACAGTCTCGACCGGCACATGCAGGGCGACTGGCACCACTATCTTCTGGTCGACAGCGGCGACGTCGCGCTCTTCTCCGCGCTTGCCGGGCCCCGCCGCACGGTGATCGACCAGCGCGCGCTCCTGCCCTGGTGGCTGCGGGCCGTGCCCGATCCCCGCAAGCCCAAGCGCAAGATCTGGCTTTCCCCCTTCGGCAAGCCGCTGCGCGGCTGGCACATTCAGCAGATGATGAAGCTCGACTTCAGCCGTCAGGCGCAGGAAGCGGCGATCATCGCCATCGACAGCGACGTGATCCTCGTGCGCGACTATGACCCGGCTGCGCTGTGGCGCGATGGGCGCCTGCGGCTCTACCGCCAGCCGAACGAGATCGTTCCGACGATCCGTTCCGACCATGTCGCCTGGCTCGCGCACAGCGACCGCCTGCTCGACATCGGCCCCTTCCGCCTTCCTGCCGCCGGGCATATCGACAGCATGGTCTCCTGGCGCGCGGACACGGCGCGGGCGCTGCTCGCGCGGATCGAAGAGGTGAACGGCTGCAGCTGGCCGCGCGCGCTGACCCGCGCCCGCGCCTTTTCCGAATACATGCTCTATGGCCGGTTTGCCGAAGAGGTGCAGGGCGGGGAGGGGCATTGGGCGACAGACCGGTCCTTCTGCCACGTCGTCTGGTTCGCCGATCAGTTGACGGACGGGCCGGACGGTCTGCGCCGCTTCGTGCGCGGTCTTGCCGATGACCAGATCGCGGTCGGCATCCAGTCCTTCATCGAATGTCCGCTGGAGGATGTGATCCGGATCGTTCGCGAGGAAGCCCCGGCACTCGCCCTCACCGGCTGA